The genomic interval CAAAGGAACATCTATTTCTTTTTCGAGGTCGCATCCCGAAAGAAGAAACAAACCTATGCCTATTGATGCCAGATAGTAAATAATTTTCATAGCCATTTCAGTAGTCTGGAACCTGGATTACACAGATTTAAGAATTTACCGGATTAATTACTGCGAAAAAGCATAATCCTGTGAATTTTAAAATCCTATAAATCCTGGTTCCGGGTGATTAAAACTTAAAATTATAGGTTACCGAAGGAATAACCGGAAACAAAGAAACCTGTTTGGCTTTAAAACCAGTAATCTGGTCAGTATCTTCGTCCCGTAATTCCTCAAAATAAATAAAATACGGATTGCGCCGGTTATAGGCATTATACACACTGAATGTCAGGTCAGAATCGCCCCACTTGTGTTTAAACTTCCAAACGAGTCCCAGGTCGAGCCGGTGATACGGGGCCATCCGGAAACTATTTCTTTCCAGATATTCAGGTACTACACTAAAATTAGCGCCTTCCACATCCTGAAAAATAAAACGGCCAACCGGTAAAGAGATTGCATTTCCGGTACCATAAATCCAGGTGGCCGTTACAGATAATCTTTTATTCAACTCATGCATCACCACCATCGTCATATCATGCCGGCGGTCGTACCTGGGGAAAAACCTTCGTCCTTCATTGATCTCATCAAACTTGCGGAACGTCCAGGAAAGCGTATAGCCTATCCAGCCAGTGGTGCGGCCTTCTTTTTTTTCCAGGTATATTTCGTTGCCATAACCCCAGCCTTTTCCAAATACAAACTCCTGCTCCAGCTGAGGATTCACAAACAATTGCGCCCCATCCCGGAAATCGGTCTGGTTCTTCATCCATTTATAGTAAACTTCATTGCTAAGCAGGTATTTACCCCGGCCCAGTAATATGCTGATTCCACCGGCTATCTGGTCGGAGCGTTGCGGCCTGACAATCCTTCCGGAAGGGAACCAGATATCTGTGGGCAATGAGGCGCCGGAATTAGAAACCAGATGCACATACTGGTACATTCTGGCTGCACTTGCCTTTACAGAGGCGGTATTACTAAGTTTATATCTGGCCGAAAAACGAGGTTCCAGGCCGCCATACCATTTACCCCGGCTTTCAAAGCCAGATAATCTAAACCCACTATTGAGCCGCCAGCGGATATTCGGCGTATAATCACTCGACACATAAGCGCCCATTTGCGAACCAAATAAGTCCTGTCCGGAACTGAAAGATACCCGGCCATCATCGCTGCCGGCCTGTAAACGGCCTACCGCAAACTGATGATAGGTGTATTGTGCGCCAAACCTAAGTGTGTGATTATTGGTGATCAGGTAGTCGAAATCTGTTTTGCCGCTTACATCCTGAATGCTGGAGCCCAGAGTAAACTTAAAGATGTCGAACTTATTGGCTATGCTGTAATTATAGTCAGATATGATAAACGAAGTATTAGAAAAGAGTCTGGGATTAAAGATATGGTTCCAGCGCAAGGTACCGGTGGTATTTCCCCACTTAAAATCAAAGTTAAAATTGTCGCCGCTGAACTTGAAAATATCCCTTCCAAAATATCCACTTAGAAACAACCTATCTTTTTTGCCCAGTTCATAATTAACCTTCGCATTCATGTCATAAAAATAATAATCCGGAATCGGATTATATTCTTCATCATCTGCATTGGCTTTGTTGAGTTGCCTGGTAAAAATATCAAAATAAGTTCGCCGGCCTGAGAGCATAAACGAAGATTTATCCTTCAGCAAGGGGCCTTCCAGGGTCAGCCTGGAAGCAATGAGTCCGATGCCGCCGCTTCCTGCAACATGCTGATCGTTGCCATCTTTCAGTTTTACATCCACTACCGAAGAAAGCCGTCCGCCAAACTGAGCCGGAAAATCTCCTTTGTATAAATCT from Rhodocytophaga rosea carries:
- a CDS encoding TonB-dependent receptor — translated: MHISTANIRSGYWFSCFICLLFALTLVGESQAQHKFSVSGYVKDAETGEDLIGASVYAPQLSKGTTTNAYGYFSLSLPTDSIQLIISYIGYAPAQRKVFLVKNQQLTIMLAPEKQELKEVVVTAESLQAKLEQTQMSVERLSIAEIKQIPALFGEVDIIKALQLKPGIQSGGEGATGLYVRGGGPDQNLIVLDEATVYNAAHLFGFFSIFNPDAVKGVDLYKGDFPAQFGGRLSSVVDVKLKDGNDQHVAGSGGIGLIASRLTLEGPLLKDKSSFMLSGRRTYFDIFTRQLNKANADDEEYNPIPDYYFYDMNAKVNYELGKKDRLFLSGYFGRDIFKFSGDNFNFDFKWGNTTGTLRWNHIFNPRLFSNTSFIISDYNYSIANKFDIFKFTLGSSIQDVSGKTDFDYLITNNHTLRFGAQYTYHQFAVGRLQAGSDDGRVSFSSGQDLFGSQMGAYVSSDYTPNIRWRLNSGFRLSGFESRGKWYGGLEPRFSARYKLSNTASVKASAARMYQYVHLVSNSGASLPTDIWFPSGRIVRPQRSDQIAGGISILLGRGKYLLSNEVYYKWMKNQTDFRDGAQLFVNPQLEQEFVFGKGWGYGNEIYLEKKEGRTTGWIGYTLSWTFRKFDEINEGRRFFPRYDRRHDMTMVVMHELNKRLSVTATWIYGTGNAISLPVGRFIFQDVEGANFSVVPEYLERNSFRMAPYHRLDLGLVWKFKHKWGDSDLTFSVYNAYNRRNPYFIYFEELRDEDTDQITGFKAKQVSLFPVIPSVTYNFKF